Proteins encoded in a region of the Marmota flaviventris isolate mMarFla1 chromosome 3, mMarFla1.hap1, whole genome shotgun sequence genome:
- the Dnajb7 gene encoding LOW QUALITY PROTEIN: dnaJ homolog subfamily B member 7 (The sequence of the model RefSeq protein was modified relative to this genomic sequence to represent the inferred CDS: deleted 1 base in 1 codon) gives MVDYYEVLGVQRYASPEDIKKAYHKVALKWHPDKNPENKEEAEKKFKEVAEAYEVLSNDEKRDIYDKYGKEGLNGGGGSHFEDEYEHSFIFRKPDDVFKEIFRERDPFSFHFFEDSLEDLLNSPRSFYESRGSAGSFFSTTSEHPTLERFSFYDTGYTSYNSLGHEGLPSFSSLAFDDSGMCNYISFTTSGKINGRNINMKKIIEDYQGIEDIQDDELKSFFVNGVADEDSFAAECSCRRHSFNNYSPNFYSPKYVPQYTFVDNDEQGIPFITSNWDPSIFSAGFKEDGKRKKKKHKEVQKKKSTKRNL, from the exons ATGGTGGATTACTATGAAGTTCTAGGAGTACAGCGATATGCTTCACCTGAGGACATTAAAAAAGCTTATCATAAAGTGGCACTTAAATGGCACCCTGATAAAAATccggaaaataaagaagaagcagagaaaaaattcaaagaagtaGCTGAGGCATATGAGGTATTATCAAATGATGAAAAACGGGACATTTATGATAAATATGGCAAGGAAGGATTAAATGGTGGAGGTGGAAGTCATTTCGAGGATGAATACGAGCATAGCTTCATATTCCGTAAGCCAGACGAtgtctttaaagaaatttttagggAAAGGGACCCATTTTCATTTCACTTCTTTGAAGACTCACTTGAGGATCTTTTAAATAGTCCGAGAAGTTTCTATGAGAGCAGAGGAAGTGCAGGATCCTTTTTCTCTACCACCAGTGAACATCCAACTTTGGAGAGATTTTCTTTCTATGATACAGGATATACATCATATAATTCACTGGGGCATGAGGGCCTTCCTTCATTCTCTTCCCTGGCATTTGATGATAGTGGGATGTGCAACTATATATCTTTTACAACTTCAGGCAAGATTAATGGCAGAAACattaatatgaagaaaattattgAGGATTATCAAGGAATAGAAGATATACAAGATGATGAGTTGAAATCCTTCTTTGTAAATGGTGTGGCAGATGAAGACAGCTTTGCAGCAGAATGCAGCTGCAGAAGACATTCATTTAACAATTACTCACCTAATTTCTATAGCCCCAAATATGTACCTCAATATACTTTTGTGGACAATGATGAGCAAGGTATACCTTTCATTACCAGCAACTGGGATCCCTCTATTTTCTCAGCAGGATTCAAAGAAGAtggtaagagg aaaaaaaagaagcacaaagAAGTGCAGAAAAAGAAGTCAACCAAAAGGAATCTCTAA